In one Terriglobales bacterium genomic region, the following are encoded:
- a CDS encoding vanadium-dependent haloperoxidase produces the protein MKHVRACAVVVFVVLILASAVSSYAQDPTIVVQWNQAVLQGVRDSTLGPPMVARALAIVHTCTYDAWAAYDKHAVGTQLDGQLRRPKKERTLANKNKAISFAAYSAAVDLLPGDKIKVFDPLMAQLGYDINDTSADTRTPSGIGNVACAAVLAFRHGDGSNQLGNLTASGVPYADYTGYIPVNKPSTVPVSDLSTVIDPNHWQPLTYNNGTKVVTPAFVGAQWFKVVPFALTPPDQFLPFISSFGPALNGSTTFFQQAKDVLALSAGLTDEQKMIAEYWANGPHSELPPGHWDLFAQFVSARDHHTVDEDVQMFFALTNAIFDAGIACWDAKRHFDSVRPVTAIPFLFHGQQVQAWGGPGKGTITIDGAHWIPYQPSTFPTPPFPEYTSGHSTFSAAGAEILKRFTGSDHFGASVTFAPGSSTTEPGLTPHQAVTLSWATFTDAADQAGISRRYGGIHFELGDLVGRKTGRLVAKQAWKKSLSYFHPDKNDDRDRDED, from the coding sequence ATGAAGCACGTTCGAGCCTGTGCTGTCGTTGTCTTTGTTGTTCTAATTCTTGCTTCGGCGGTTTCGAGTTATGCGCAGGATCCCACCATTGTGGTGCAGTGGAACCAAGCGGTATTGCAGGGCGTGCGCGACAGCACGCTGGGTCCGCCGATGGTGGCTCGCGCTCTCGCGATCGTGCATACCTGCACTTACGATGCCTGGGCCGCCTACGACAAGCATGCCGTCGGCACCCAGCTTGACGGGCAATTGCGGCGTCCCAAAAAGGAACGTACCCTTGCAAACAAGAACAAAGCCATCAGCTTTGCCGCGTACAGTGCGGCGGTCGACTTGCTGCCGGGCGACAAGATCAAGGTCTTCGATCCGCTGATGGCGCAGCTTGGATACGATATCAACGACACCTCCGCCGACACGAGAACGCCCAGCGGCATCGGCAACGTGGCTTGCGCTGCCGTTCTCGCTTTCCGCCACGGCGATGGCTCAAACCAACTCGGCAATCTCACTGCTAGTGGAGTGCCTTACGCCGACTACACCGGCTATATTCCCGTGAACAAACCAAGCACGGTGCCGGTGAGTGACTTGTCCACAGTGATCGATCCGAATCACTGGCAGCCGCTTACTTATAACAACGGGACAAAGGTTGTCACTCCTGCATTTGTCGGCGCGCAGTGGTTTAAGGTGGTTCCCTTTGCCCTGACCCCTCCTGATCAATTTCTGCCGTTCATCTCCAGCTTCGGGCCCGCGCTTAACGGCTCGACCACGTTTTTCCAACAAGCTAAAGACGTGTTGGCTCTGAGCGCCGGCCTGACCGACGAGCAAAAGATGATCGCGGAATATTGGGCCAACGGCCCGCATTCGGAGCTGCCTCCCGGACATTGGGACCTGTTCGCGCAATTCGTCTCCGCCCGCGATCATCACACCGTCGACGAGGACGTGCAGATGTTCTTCGCTCTCACGAACGCAATCTTCGACGCCGGAATCGCCTGCTGGGACGCCAAGCGTCACTTCGACTCGGTACGTCCGGTGACCGCGATTCCCTTCCTGTTTCATGGCCAGCAGGTGCAGGCATGGGGAGGCCCTGGAAAGGGAACGATCACGATCGACGGAGCGCACTGGATTCCTTACCAACCCAGCACGTTTCCAACCCCTCCGTTCCCGGAATACACCTCCGGGCACAGCACCTTCAGCGCGGCTGGCGCGGAGATCTTGAAGCGATTCACCGGCAGCGATCACTTCGGGGCCTCGGTCACCTTCGCTCCCGGGAGCTCAACGACCGAACCGGGGCTCACGCCGCATCAAGCAGTGACGCTCTCCTGGGCAACGTTCACCGACGCAGCAGATCAGGCCGGCATCTCACGCCGCTACGGAGGCATTCACTTCGAACTCGGAGATCTCGTGGGAAGAAAAACAGGCAGGCTCGTGGCCAAGCAGGCCTGGAAGAAGTCGCTGAGCTACTTCCATCCTGACAAGAACGACGATCGGGATAGGGACGAGGACTAG
- a CDS encoding response regulator — protein sequence MNSNATKIVIAEDDPSSRELLTELLQSWGYDVIAARNGADALQKILASPPDLVVCDIKMPVLDGIGLVQALRRDNNLASIPVIALTGFDPQDHEEITSAGFSTYQSKPVSTALLKKNVERLLQKGTKDRTAK from the coding sequence GTGAACTCCAACGCGACCAAAATCGTAATCGCCGAAGATGACCCCTCTAGCCGCGAGCTTCTGACTGAGCTTCTTCAGAGTTGGGGATACGACGTAATCGCGGCGCGGAATGGTGCCGATGCACTGCAAAAAATACTTGCGAGCCCGCCGGACCTTGTAGTGTGCGACATTAAGATGCCGGTCCTGGACGGCATCGGCCTTGTCCAGGCACTTCGACGCGACAACAACCTGGCATCCATACCTGTAATTGCCTTGACCGGATTTGATCCGCAAGATCACGAGGAAATCACGTCTGCTGGGTTTAGTACGTATCAAAGCAAGCCTGTCAGTACGGCTCTCCTGAAAAAGAATGTGGAACGGTTGCTGCAGAAGGGAACAAAGGACAGGACAGCAAAGTGA